AAGGATGGCCACAAAAAGGCCGATCCTGCCCATGTCCTTGCGGCTGGAATCGATGATGTCGTGTTGGACCGCGTTTTTGTAGTCGGTTTGTTCGCCGTGCAGAGGCTGAACTTTTTCGGCAGCGTTCATTATGTTCCTCCTGGTGATTGATTGGTTTCATGTCCGTTCAGCGACAATCGAATGTCATTTCTTACCTGAGATCCATTGATGAGGCAAGAAAGGCATCGGCGGGTTCGGACCGTGGGTCTGGGTAGCCGTGCGACCGGTCGAAGCCCCTGATTTATTGAGCGGTCAGAGCCCGGCTAGGGTGGCCCGTTCCCGGTTCATTTCAGTCAGCAAATCCTCCAAACTCCATTGGGCCGAGGTCGGGGTCAGGGTGGCCATAAGCTGCGGAGTGAATCGGAGGGTCTTGAACAGGTTCAGCAGGCCGTGGACCTCCTGCTCGGTGCAGCCGGACATGATTGTGGCCCTGGCTAGGGGCGAGACTTGTCCCATGCCGGAGCGGTGTTCCCGGTCTAGGATCTCGCTTATGACCAGTTCCTGGTCCTCGTCGGTGGCGAAAATCACGTTTAGATCGCCAAGGCTTCCGGCCCCGGACAGACCGCGGAGCAGCTTGATCTGATCCTGAACCGGAAATCCGCAGACCAGCAGGGCCCTTGGCCCGAACATGGGTTCGTCCGCTTGGCCCAG
This region of Deltaproteobacteria bacterium genomic DNA includes:
- a CDS encoding DUF3783 domain-containing protein → MSPEATFTRLGQADEPMFGPRALLVCGFPVQDQIKLLRGLSGAGSLGDLNVIFATDEDQELVISEILDREHRSGMGQVSPLARATIMSGCTEQEVHGLLNLFKTLRFTPQLMATLTPTSAQWSLEDLLTEMNRERATLAGL